A single region of the Brachypodium distachyon strain Bd21 chromosome 3, Brachypodium_distachyon_v3.0, whole genome shotgun sequence genome encodes:
- the LOC100821634 gene encoding glutathione S-transferase zeta class yields MAEAEAPAARPRLYSYWRSSCSHRVRIALNLKGVDYEYKAVNLLKGEQSDPEFIKLNPMKFVPALVDGDAVIGDSYAIALYLEDKYPERPLLPQDLKKKALNNQIASIVGSGIQPLHNLTLLRFIEQKVGTGESLPWTQQQINKGFTAVENMIKGCAGKYATGDEVQLADVFLAPQIFAAVTRFQIDMSNYPTLARLHEEYMKHPAFQAALPDRQPDAPTSA; encoded by the exons atggcggaggcggaggcgccggcggcgaggccgaggcTGTACTCGTACTGGCGCAGTTCATGCTCCCACCGCGTCCGAATCGCACTCAACCTCAAAG GTGTGGATTACGAGTACAAGGCGGTTAACCTCCTCAAGGGCGAGCAGTCTGACCCCG AGTTCATCAAGCTTAATCCTATGAAGTTCGTCCCTGCGCTGGTCGACGGTGATGCAGTAATCGGTGACTCTTATGCAATAGCATTG TATTTGGAGGATAAGTACCCTGAGCGTCCTCTTTTACCGCAAGACCTTAAAAAGAAGGCCTTGAATAATCAG ATAGCAAGCATTGTGGGTTCTGGTATTCAACCTCTTCACAATCTCACCTTACTG AGGTTCATTGAGCAAAAGGTTGGTACAGGGGAGAGCCTCCCATGGACCCAACAACAGATCAATAAAGGTTTCACAG CTGTTGAGAACATGATAAAAGGCTGTGCTGGGAAGTACGCTACAGGAGATGAAGTGCAACTG GCAGACGTATTCCTTGCACCGCAGATTTTTGCCGCAGTAACTCGCTTTCAGATCGACATG TCGAACTATCCCACACTCGCGAGGCTCCACGAAGAGTATATGAAACACCCAGCATTTCAAGCAGCGCTCCCTGACAGGCAGCCAGATGCCCCTACCTCTGCCTAG
- the LOC100822143 gene encoding PHD finger protein ALFIN-LIKE 7 gives MDDAGGGLASAAVHHNARSPEDVFRDYRARRAGIVKALTTDVEKFYQQCDPEKENLCLYGLPNETWEVTLPAEEVPPELPEPALGINFARDGMIEKDWLSLVAVHSDAWLLSVAFYFGARFGFDKEARRRLFTMVNGLPTVYEIVTGVAKKQPKPSNGGSKSSKSNSKPSRQSNSNSKPAKLSHPKDEEDNGQEDAQDEEQAYLCGSCGETYANGEFWICCDICEKWFHGKCVRITPAKAEHIKHYKCPACSSKRSRE, from the exons ATGGATGACGCAGGAGGCGGCTTGGCGTCGGCGGCCGTGCACCACAACGCGCGCTCCCCCGAGGACGTCTTCCGCGACTACCGTGCGCGCCGCGCAGGAATCGTCAAGGCGCTCACCACGG ATGTGGAGAAGTTCTACCAACAGTGCGACCCCG AGAAAGAGAACCTCTGCCTTTATGGGTTACCCAATGAAACCTGGGAAGTGACACTGCCAGCTGAGGAAGTACCTCCTGAACTTCCAGAACCAGCTTTGGGAATTAACTTTGCTCGTGATGGGATGATCGAAAAAGATTGGTTGTCGCTGGTTGCAGTTCATAGTGATGCCTGGCTGCTATCTGTTGCATTTTACTTTGGAGCTCGGTTCGGATTTGATAAAGAAGCCAG GAGACGGCTCTTCACCATGGTTAATGGTCTTCCCACTGTCTATGAAATTGTGACGGGAGTTGCCAAGAAGCAACCAAAACCCTCCAATGGTGGTAGCAAGAGCAGCAAATCCAACTCTAAA CCATCAAGACAGTCCAATTCTAACAGCAAGCCTGCAAAGCTGTCTCATCCAAAAGATGAGGAAGACAATGGGCAAGAGGATGCACAGGACGAGGAGCAGGCATACCTGTGTGGCTCCTGCGGGGAGACCTACGCGAATGGCGAATTCTGGATATGCTGTGACATTTGCGAGAAGTGGTTCCACGGCAAGTGTGTCCGGATCACCCCTGCAAAGGCGGAGCACATCAAGCACTACAAGTGCCCCGCCTGTAGCAGCAAGAGGAGCCGAGAATGA